ACAGTCTTCCTCTTGGCGTGCTCTGTGTATGTGACAGCATCACGGATGACATTTTCCAAGAAAACTTTAAGGACACCACGGGTTTCCTCATAGATGAGTCCAGATATACGTTTTACTCCACCTCTTCTTGCTAAACGACGGATGGCTGGCTTGGTGATACCTTGGATGTTATCACGCAACACCTTCCTGTGACGCTTGGCGCCTCCTTTTCCTAGACCTTTACCTCCTTTTCCTCTACCTGACATGTTTAactatttgtggtgattagttAAATAATACTTTCCGTCTAACAGCGACTCTTTATATATCACCAACGCGGCCGTAAAAGAAGTATCACACATTTTCAGTTAACTGTTGTCTGATTGGCTTACGTTGTTTTATTCCGGGAGGTAACTCTGTACTGCCTTAAACTGTGTACACTTTCAATCCACTTT
This is a stretch of genomic DNA from Mytilus trossulus isolate FHL-02 chromosome 6, PNRI_Mtr1.1.1.hap1, whole genome shotgun sequence. It encodes these proteins:
- the LOC134722632 gene encoding histone H4, whose amino-acid sequence is MSGRGKGGKGLGKGGAKRHRKVLRDNIQGITKPAIRRLARRGGVKRISGLIYEETRGVLKVFLENVIRDAVTYTEHAKRKTVTAMDVVYALKRQGRTLYGFGG